A region of Myxococcus stipitatus DSM 14675 DNA encodes the following proteins:
- a CDS encoding response regulator transcription factor, protein MEQLNRTGLEEGTIQVLLVEDDERLARLTTRYLHEHGLVVTVAATGNDALLESQRHVFDIILLDLMLPGRDGLAVCRELRGRTDVPIIMVTARAEEGDRVLGLETGADDYLPKPYSSRELLARIRAQVRRARGRTGPPSQPVQTGRLVLDPRNLRVTLDGKPLHLTTYEFSLLRVLAERAGRVLSREQLLDLVKGSSDEVFDRSVDVHIFRLRQKLEVDPRNPLLLKTVRGAGYMLALGGEG, encoded by the coding sequence ATGGAGCAGCTCAACCGTACCGGCCTGGAGGAAGGCACCATCCAGGTCCTGCTCGTCGAGGACGACGAGCGACTGGCCCGCCTCACCACTCGATATCTCCATGAGCATGGGCTCGTCGTCACGGTGGCCGCCACGGGCAACGACGCGCTGCTGGAGTCCCAACGCCACGTCTTCGACATCATCCTCCTGGACCTGATGCTGCCCGGCCGCGACGGGCTGGCCGTCTGCCGCGAGCTGCGCGGCCGCACCGACGTCCCCATCATCATGGTCACCGCGCGCGCCGAGGAGGGGGACCGCGTGCTCGGCCTGGAGACCGGCGCGGACGACTACCTGCCGAAGCCCTACTCCTCCCGGGAGCTGCTCGCGCGCATCCGCGCCCAGGTCCGCCGCGCCCGAGGCCGCACGGGCCCGCCGTCGCAGCCGGTGCAGACGGGGCGCCTGGTGCTGGACCCGCGCAACCTCCGTGTCACGCTGGATGGAAAGCCCCTGCACCTCACGACGTACGAGTTCAGCCTGCTGCGCGTGCTCGCCGAGCGCGCCGGCCGGGTGCTCAGCCGCGAGCAGCTCCTGGACCTGGTGAAGGGCAGCTCCGACGAGGTGTTCGACCGCTCCGTCGACGTGCACATCTTCCGGCTCCGTCAGAAGCTGGAGGTCGACCCGCGCAACCCCCTGCTGCTGAAGACGGTGCGAGGCGCGGGCTACATGCTCGCGTTGGGAGGCGAGGGGTGA
- a CDS encoding HAMP domain-containing sensor histidine kinase has protein sequence MSRPRTPGRLLLRIYLVGLAQFVLVITSFYLARHLLLDRPLRHGFQRQAAYNIREWGELRDEPVALQASLDRAARLLEARVTLRDVSGRLIATNSSSPAPMLTPSELDVLASRGEHRTGGRAPHAFTLPIPETGPIEAYATIVSRTPEPARGKIALFVGAVVLVTAITSFALARMLALPLQRLADVARELGEGKLDTRTGLRRRDELGRVAEAFDEMAGRITHLLRSQTELLANVSHELRTPLARIRVALDLAEEGDAAMAREMLADITEDLAELERLVEDVLTTSKLDLASEDTGTPPLRPERVEVQGLVEKAASRFRTSRPGRVLEVSLDGMMPTLDADPVLLRRALDNLLDNAGKYSEPVSPVRLRARVGATGKLSLEVEDDGIGIEPEDLSRVGTPFFRTDRSRARRTGGVGMGLALARRIVDAHGGTLTLESTPGQGTTARIDLPVPTPPSRALD, from the coding sequence GTGAGCCGTCCCCGGACTCCCGGCCGGCTGCTGCTTCGCATCTACCTGGTGGGGCTCGCGCAGTTCGTGCTGGTCATCACCTCGTTCTACCTGGCCCGGCACCTCCTCCTCGACCGGCCGTTGCGCCACGGCTTCCAGCGCCAGGCGGCCTACAACATCCGGGAGTGGGGCGAGCTGCGGGATGAGCCCGTGGCGCTCCAGGCGTCGCTGGACCGGGCCGCGCGGCTGCTCGAAGCCCGGGTGACGCTGCGGGACGTGTCCGGGCGGCTCATCGCCACCAACTCCTCGTCTCCGGCGCCCATGCTGACGCCGTCGGAGCTGGACGTGCTGGCCTCGAGGGGCGAGCACCGCACGGGAGGCCGCGCCCCGCACGCCTTCACGCTGCCCATCCCGGAGACGGGCCCCATCGAGGCCTACGCCACCATCGTCTCCCGGACCCCCGAGCCCGCGCGGGGGAAGATTGCCCTCTTCGTGGGCGCGGTGGTGCTGGTGACGGCCATCACCTCGTTCGCGCTGGCGCGCATGCTGGCCCTGCCCCTCCAGCGCCTGGCGGACGTGGCGCGAGAGCTGGGCGAAGGCAAGCTGGACACACGCACGGGCCTGCGCCGGCGGGACGAGCTGGGCCGCGTGGCGGAGGCCTTCGACGAGATGGCCGGCCGCATCACCCACCTGCTGCGCTCGCAGACGGAGCTGCTCGCCAACGTGTCCCATGAGCTGCGCACGCCGCTCGCGCGCATCCGCGTGGCGCTGGACCTGGCGGAGGAGGGCGACGCGGCGATGGCGCGGGAGATGCTCGCGGACATCACCGAGGACCTGGCCGAGCTGGAGCGGCTGGTGGAGGACGTGCTCACCACCTCGAAGCTGGACCTGGCCTCGGAGGACACGGGCACGCCGCCGTTGCGGCCCGAGCGCGTGGAGGTCCAGGGGCTGGTGGAGAAGGCCGCCTCGCGCTTCCGCACCTCGAGGCCCGGGCGCGTGCTGGAGGTGAGCCTGGACGGGATGATGCCCACGCTGGACGCGGACCCGGTGCTGCTGCGGCGCGCGCTGGACAACCTGCTCGACAACGCGGGCAAGTACTCCGAACCCGTCTCCCCCGTGCGGCTGCGCGCTCGCGTGGGCGCGACGGGCAAGCTCTCCCTGGAGGTGGAGGATGACGGCATCGGCATCGAGCCGGAGGACCTGTCGCGCGTGGGCACGCCCTTCTTCCGCACGGACCGCAGCCGCGCGCGCCGCACCGGAGGCGTGGGCATGGGTTTGGCCCTGGCCCGCCGCATCGTCGACGCACACGGCGGCACGCTGACGCTGGAGAGCACGCCGGGCCAGGGCACCACCGCGCGCATCGACCTGCCCGTGCCGACGCCTCCCTCACGCGCCTTGGATTGA
- a CDS encoding helix-turn-helix transcriptional regulator, whose translation MDKKLATTIGAAARAARTRLELTQADVAERIDVATEVYGRLERGGMLPSVQTLLKLCHELHVSADELLGLAAHGAAPTRSSEPSSSPPERPEVRRLLRTVRQLEAPHVKLLGLVANALGRR comes from the coding sequence ATGGACAAGAAACTGGCAACCACCATCGGAGCGGCGGCGAGAGCCGCGCGGACGCGGCTGGAGCTCACTCAAGCTGACGTGGCCGAACGCATCGACGTGGCCACGGAGGTGTATGGGCGACTGGAGCGAGGAGGCATGCTGCCCAGTGTGCAGACATTGCTGAAGTTGTGTCATGAGCTGCATGTCTCCGCGGATGAGCTGCTGGGGCTCGCCGCGCATGGCGCCGCGCCCACGCGCTCCAGCGAGCCGTCGTCATCTCCTCCCGAGCGACCTGAAGTCCGTCGCTTGCTTCGCACCGTGCGTCAGCTCGAAGCCCCCCACGTGAAGCTGCTGGGGCTCGTGGCCAACGCCCTGGGCCGGCGCTGA
- a CDS encoding RNA polymerase sigma factor, with translation MSIDVEAYYRRYGPQVLRRCRFLLRDEEKAVDAMHDVFVQLLRYQGALKDAAPSSLLHRIATTVCLNRLRGAKRRPEDREDELVLQIASTDDTESRASARGMLDRLFGRVPASSRDIAVLHLVDGMTLEETAREVGLSVSGVRKRLRALTSVLQELELEAA, from the coding sequence GTGTCTATCGATGTGGAGGCCTACTACCGCCGATACGGCCCCCAGGTGCTCCGGCGCTGCCGCTTCCTCCTTCGTGACGAGGAGAAGGCCGTGGACGCCATGCACGACGTGTTCGTGCAGCTCTTGCGCTACCAGGGGGCGCTGAAGGATGCCGCTCCCTCCAGCCTGCTGCATCGCATCGCGACCACGGTGTGTCTCAACCGGCTGCGCGGCGCCAAGCGCCGGCCCGAGGACCGGGAGGATGAGCTGGTGCTGCAGATTGCCTCCACGGACGACACGGAGTCCCGCGCCAGCGCGCGGGGGATGCTGGACCGGCTCTTCGGCCGGGTGCCCGCGTCCAGCCGGGACATCGCCGTGCTGCACCTGGTGGATGGGATGACCTTGGAGGAGACGGCGCGCGAGGTGGGCCTGTCCGTCTCCGGTGTGCGCAAGCGCCTGAGGGCGCTGACGTCGGTGCTGCAAGAGCTGGAACTGGAGGCCGCATGA
- a CDS encoding DUF6748 domain-containing protein: MNVRPLLLAALALGFAAGCSKPSSTPPTPSNEPGTPSAGDSKQPSTPPAPSGDQSGTPVPPSPQGNTNEVKMGESTVYIVKDSGIRCIAPPCPSYNAFLADKPDMDAIPIHELDLSAVSGGSEQQLESLMQRTVAGGLKIQGVLETRPKAGPAGDATVLRATKVE; encoded by the coding sequence ATGAACGTCCGTCCGCTGTTGCTCGCCGCCCTCGCGCTGGGCTTCGCCGCCGGGTGCAGCAAGCCTTCTTCCACGCCGCCGACGCCGTCGAACGAGCCGGGAACCCCCTCCGCCGGGGACTCCAAGCAGCCGTCCACGCCGCCCGCGCCCAGCGGTGACCAGAGCGGCACCCCTGTCCCACCTTCCCCCCAAGGCAACACCAACGAGGTCAAGATGGGTGAGAGCACCGTCTACATCGTCAAGGACAGCGGCATCCGCTGCATCGCCCCGCCCTGCCCGTCCTACAACGCCTTCCTGGCGGACAAGCCGGACATGGACGCGATTCCCATCCACGAGCTGGACCTGTCCGCCGTGTCGGGGGGCTCCGAGCAGCAGCTGGAGTCGCTGATGCAGCGCACCGTGGCGGGGGGCCTGAAGATCCAGGGCGTCCTGGAGACGCGGCCCAAGGCGGGCCCCGCGGGCGACGCCACCGTGCTGCGCGCCACCAAGGTGGAGTAG
- the dnaN gene encoding DNA polymerase III subunit beta: MEFRIAADELKKALYRAQGIVERKTTMPILANVLVNATKGGITVTAFDLDIGIVSEHPAEVIKPGAVTLSAKYVFDIVQNLPDAQVTLKKLANNYVDISSGSAHFKIVGMAAEEYPKLPKEENAPLVQVGGSTLLEMIKKTQFAISSDETRYILNGVFFEPQASGKVRMVATDGHRLSLIERELTGDFKLKSGVIIPRKGLMELKRLLDEAPDAECHLGFAENSALFKKPGLTMVMRLIDGQFPEYQRVIPKEGEKVVLVPKVRFLEGLKRIALLSADKSNAVRIGLEENKLVITASNPDLGEARDVVELAYRGNDITVGFNARYLTDVLMVTETDEVSFELGDEHSPGVLHAPGDRTFTAVVMPMRV, translated from the coding sequence ATGGAATTCCGCATCGCCGCCGACGAGCTGAAGAAGGCCCTCTATCGTGCCCAAGGCATCGTGGAGCGCAAGACGACGATGCCCATCCTCGCGAACGTGCTCGTCAATGCGACGAAGGGTGGCATCACCGTCACCGCGTTCGACCTGGACATCGGCATCGTCTCCGAGCACCCCGCCGAGGTCATCAAGCCCGGCGCCGTCACGCTCAGCGCCAAGTACGTCTTCGACATCGTCCAGAACCTGCCCGACGCGCAGGTGACGCTGAAGAAGCTGGCGAACAACTACGTGGACATCTCCAGCGGCTCCGCCCACTTCAAGATCGTGGGCATGGCCGCGGAGGAGTACCCGAAGCTGCCCAAGGAAGAGAACGCCCCGCTGGTGCAGGTGGGCGGCAGCACGCTCTTGGAGATGATCAAGAAGACCCAGTTCGCCATCTCCAGCGACGAGACGCGCTACATCCTGAACGGCGTCTTCTTCGAGCCGCAGGCCAGCGGCAAGGTCCGCATGGTGGCCACCGACGGCCACCGCCTCTCGCTCATCGAGCGCGAGCTGACGGGGGACTTCAAGCTCAAGAGCGGCGTCATCATCCCGCGCAAGGGCCTGATGGAGCTCAAGCGCCTCCTGGACGAGGCCCCGGATGCGGAGTGCCACCTGGGCTTCGCGGAGAACTCGGCGCTGTTCAAGAAGCCGGGCCTGACGATGGTGATGCGCCTCATCGACGGCCAGTTCCCCGAGTACCAGCGCGTGATTCCCAAGGAGGGCGAGAAGGTCGTCCTCGTCCCCAAGGTGCGCTTCCTGGAGGGCCTCAAGCGCATCGCCCTGCTGTCCGCGGACAAGAGCAACGCGGTGCGCATCGGCCTGGAGGAGAACAAGCTGGTCATCACCGCGAGCAACCCGGACCTGGGTGAAGCGCGCGACGTGGTGGAGCTGGCCTACCGGGGCAACGACATCACCGTGGGCTTCAACGCGCGCTACCTGACGGATGTCCTGATGGTGACGGAGACGGACGAGGTGAGCTTCGAGCTGGGGGATGAGCACAGCCCCGGTGTCCTGCACGCCCCGGGCGACCGGACGTTCACCGCCGTCGTCATGCCCATGCGCGTCTGA